In one window of Camelina sativa cultivar DH55 chromosome 15, Cs, whole genome shotgun sequence DNA:
- the LOC104745151 gene encoding probable E3 ubiquitin-protein ligase LOG2 translates to MGNNSSSGGRRRRRNHSAAPPPPPPPPPPPSSLPPPPPATEIQAIFAAATPYPNPNSNPVYQYPAPYYHHPSGPPLPPPYDQHHLHHHTPHPYHQHSSWAPMGRYPYAAAGAHMMMAQPTPYVEHQKAITIRNDVNIKKESLRLEPDSDHPGRFLVSFTFDATVSGRISVIFFAKESVGCNLTASKEDILPPVTLDFEKGLGQKFKQPSGSGIDFSAFEDDELFNKAADSVIYPLAVKAEAAASGENEEERLKSKKNAQITQAVFVKDKGEIKLRVVKQILWVDEIRYELQEIYGIGNTVEGDGDSADDANDDPGKECVICLSEPRDTTVLPCRHMCMCSGCAKVLRFQTNRCPICRQPVERLLEIKVHGNSGSGNNTGQGEATEQE, encoded by the exons ATGGGAAACAACAGCAGCAGCGGAGGACGCCGTCGGCGGCGAAACCATTCCGCAgctccccctcctcctcctcctcctcctcctcctccttcttctcttcctccaccACCTCCAGCTACAGAAATCCAAGCGATATTCGCCGCCGCTACACCTTATCCAAACCCTAATTCTAATCCGGTTTACCAGTACCCTGCTCCTTACTACCATCATCCGTCGGGGCCGCCTCTTCCTCCGCCTTACGATCAGCACCACCTTCATCATCATACACCGCATCCTTACCACCAGCACTCTTCTTGGGCTCCAATGGGGAGATACCCTTATGCCGCTGCTGGTGCTCACATGATGATGGCTCAGCCTACTCCTTACGTTGAACACCAGAAGGCCATCACGATCCGTAACGACGTTAATATTAAGAAGGAGAGTCTTAGGCTTGAACCTGATTCTGATCATCCCGGTCGGTTTCTCGTCTCCTTCACGTTTGATGCTACCGTCTCCGGAAG GATTAGTGTCATTTTCTTTGCTAAAGAGTCCGTAGGTTGCAATCTCACAGCGTCAAAGGAAGATATTTTGCCACCAGTCACCCTAGATTTCGAGAAAGGACTTGGTCAGAAGTTTAAACAACCATCTGGTTCGGGTATAGACTTTTCAGCCTTTGAGGATGATGAGCTTTTCAACAAGGCAGCAGACTCAGTTATCTATCCATTGGCGGTTAAGGCAGAAGCAGCTGCCTCTGgtgagaatgaagaagagaggttgaaatcgaagaagaatgCGCAGATTACTCAAGCGGTTTTTGTGAAAGATAAAGGAGAGATTAAGCTTAGAGTTGTGAAGCAGATACTATGGGTTGATGAAATTAGATATGAGTTGCAGGAGATTTATGGGATTGGGAATACGGTTGAGGGTGATGGTGATTCAGCTGATGATGCTAATGATGACCCGGGCAAAGAATGTGTTATATGTTTGTCTGAACCACGAGACACTACTGTTTTACCATGCCGACATATG TGTATGTGTAGCGGATGTGCTAAGGTATTGAGGTTTCAGACAAATCGATGCCCTATTTGCAGGCAACCTGTTGAAAGGCTTTTGGAGATAAAAGTTCACGGTAACAGTGGAAGCGGGAACAATACCGGACAGGGAGAAGCAACTGAACAAGAATAG